GGCCGAGCCTGGCGATCAGCCTCCCGATGATCATGAATCTCGGGATCAGCGGTCACGGGATCAGCGGGCCGGATATCGGCGGTTTCGTCGGCGAGCCGACGCCGGAGCTGTTCGGCCGCTGGCTTCAGGCCAATGCCCTCTTCCCGTTCTGTCGGGTGCACAGCGCCAAACCAAACTGGGAGGACCCGGATGCGCCGGGCGGAGCGCCCCAGGAACCCTGGGCGTTCGGTGAGGATTGGGAGCACATCAACCGGGAATCCATCGGATTGCGCTACCGCCTGCTCCCCTATTTGTACACGCTTGTCGAGGAAATGACACGCACCGGTTTCCCTGTAATCCGGCCGCTGCTCCTGGAATACCCGGACGATCCGGATTGTCGGAACCGTGACACCCAGTACCTGGTCGGGCGTGATCTCCTCGTGGCGCCGGTCCTGACGGAAGGTGACACCACGCGGACGCTCTATCTTCCCGCCGGCCTCTGGTACGACTTCTGGACGGAGGAGGCCCTTGACGGCGGGCGGGAGATCACCGTGGGCGCTCCCCTTGATCGCCTCCCCCTTTTCGTCCGGGCCGGCGCAGCCATCCCCACACAGCCATTCGTCCAGCACACTGGCGAGTGTACCGGTGTGCCGATCGAGTGGCGGGTTTACCTGGGTGATGGCGCCGAGGGAACGCTTTACGAAGACGACGGGCATTCCAGGCGCTATCTTGATGGTGACTTCTCACGGTGTCAACTGAACGTGGAAATAAAAGACGGCCAGGCAATCGTCAAGACCGTTTGCTCAGGAACGTTCATCAGCCCTCGCCCCGCGCCGCGGGTGCGGATCATCAACGGCGCGCTTGTCCGGCGCCCATCTGCGTAGAGGAGCGATCTGGAATGCGATTTGGAGTCTGCGGTGGGATCAGCCGGTTCGACGCGATCAGAGCGGCCGGCGCAGACTATCTGGAACCGTCCGTCGCCGGCGATGCCCGGCCGGAAGGCGGTGAGAAAGTATGGGCCGAGTGCCTCGCCCGCATCCGCGATACAGGCCTTCGGGCCGAAGCGTGGAATTGCTGGCTTCCGGGCGACCTCAAGATCGTTGGCCCCGCCGCCGACTGGGACCGCTACCGCCGCTATGTCGATATTGCCATCCCCCGTGTGCGGGAGGCCGGCGCAGAGGTCATTGTCTTCGGATCCGGCGGCGCGCGGACAGTTCCCGCCGGCTACGAGCACTCCAGAGCCCTCGATGACCTTGCGCGCGCCCTGAGCATGGCCTGCGCCGGGAACGCCGGCATCGTTTTTGCCGTGGAAGCGCTCGGGACCAGGGAGACCAATTTGATCAATTCGGTCGCGGAGGCTGCGGCGTTCGTTCGGACCCTGAACCTGCCGTACGTGAAGTGCACCGCCGATCTCTACCACATGAACGAGGTTTCGGAACCGGCTTCCGTGCTGTCTGATGTCGGCAGGTACCTTGGGCACGCGCATCTGGCTGATTCCGGGCGTGGAGCGCCCGGCACGGGTACGGGCGGCATTGTTCAATTCCTTTCGGAACTGCGCCGCTCCGGCTACGATGCAAGGGTTTCCATCGAAGCCGACTGGGCCGATTTTGATGCCGAGGTTGCCGGCGCACTTCGCTTTGTCCGCGATGCTTGCATCCCTGTACAGTGAATGTGACGGCGCGGCGTTCGGCCTCCCGCTCAACGTCGAACCTCCTTCGACAGCATCCGTAAGAACCCGAAACACAGGAACCAGGATATGAAACTCCCGTACAAGACCGCGGTCATCTCGGACGAAATCGCGCAGGATGTGACCATCGCGGCGGATACCGCGCGCGAATACGACCTCGACGCCCTGGAGATCCGCGGCGCATGGGGCAAAGGCCCGCACCAGTTGGACGCCGGCGACATCTCGAAGATCAGGGATATCACCGGCTCACGAGGCCTGGCGGTCTGCAGCGTTGCCCCCCCATTCTTCAAATGTGACCTCGACGATGCCCAGGCCGCGACGGATCACCTGGAAATCCTGCGCCGTTCCTGTGCGACGGCGCACGCGTTGGATACGAACCTGGTACGCGGTTTCGCGTTCTTCCGCCGCGGGCCGATGGACCCGGTGAAGGACCGCATCGTCGCCTGCTTGAGGGCGGCCGCCGAAATCGTAGAAGGCGAAGGCGCCATCCTGGCTTTGGAGAACGAGTACAGTACTTACAACTGCAACGTCGCCCGGACGCTGGAGCTCATCGAGGCCGTAGGCAGCGACAGCGTCCAACTCCTCTATGATCCGGGAAACGACGTACACGACGAAGAGGGTGAGGTCGCCTGGCCCGATTCCTACAACCTGGCGATCGGCAAGATGGTCCACATGCACCTCAAGGACCCCAAACGGAACGCGGACGGCACGGTGACCACGCTCGCCATCGGCGACGGCGATATTCACGCAAGGGAGATGCTCGCGGCGCTTGCGGGGAGCGGGTACACCGGCTACGTCTCACTGGAGACGCATTACCGGCGTGAGCCCCTGAGCCATGAACTCACTCGCCTTCCTTCAGGCGATGACTTTTCCGCCGGCGGCTGGGTGGCCAGTCGGGAGTGCCTGGACAGGTGGTTCGAAATCGCCCGGACGGTCTAGCGGGAGAGGCAATCGCGGCAGGCACTGAGTCGTAGCCCCGACGGACCGCAACCCGATGCAATCTCACCAAACAAGTGTTTGACACGCGTGGCAATATGTGATAACATTACTCCAATAGCGCGAAAGTATGTTCGCGCCAACAGGAGAGCCACCATGCCCAGAGAATTAAGTCCGCGACAGCGCCGCATCCTCGACTTCATCCTGCAGCATTCGGAAGATAAGGGATATCCCCCAACCGTCCGCGAAATCGGCGAGGCCGTGAACCTCAGCAGCAGCAGCACCGTTCACGCCCACCTGCGCGCACTGGAGGCCGCCGGCGCAATCTGCCGCGACGGGTCGCTCACCCGCGCGATCCGGATGGTCCCCAAGGGGCCGATATATCAGAGCACCCACCGGGCGGTGAACACCCCGCTTGTCGGTCATGTCGCCGCGGGCACGCCCATCCTCGCGCAGCAGAACGTGGAAGAAGTGCTCCCGCTGCCCAGCGACATCACGGCCGGCGAAGGGTCCTTCGCCCTAACCGTCCGCGGGTCGTCCATGATCGACGACGGCATTCTGGACGGCGATATCGTCGTCGTTCGCCCTCAACAGAACGCGAATAAC
The window above is part of the Armatimonadota bacterium genome. Proteins encoded here:
- a CDS encoding sugar phosphate isomerase/epimerase family protein, coding for MRFGVCGGISRFDAIRAAGADYLEPSVAGDARPEGGEKVWAECLARIRDTGLRAEAWNCWLPGDLKIVGPAADWDRYRRYVDIAIPRVREAGAEVIVFGSGGARTVPAGYEHSRALDDLARALSMACAGNAGIVFAVEALGTRETNLINSVAEAAAFVRTLNLPYVKCTADLYHMNEVSEPASVLSDVGRYLGHAHLADSGRGAPGTGTGGIVQFLSELRRSGYDARVSIEADWADFDAEVAGALRFVRDACIPVQ
- a CDS encoding sugar phosphate isomerase/epimerase, which produces MKLPYKTAVISDEIAQDVTIAADTAREYDLDALEIRGAWGKGPHQLDAGDISKIRDITGSRGLAVCSVAPPFFKCDLDDAQAATDHLEILRRSCATAHALDTNLVRGFAFFRRGPMDPVKDRIVACLRAAAEIVEGEGAILALENEYSTYNCNVARTLELIEAVGSDSVQLLYDPGNDVHDEEGEVAWPDSYNLAIGKMVHMHLKDPKRNADGTVTTLAIGDGDIHAREMLAALAGSGYTGYVSLETHYRREPLSHELTRLPSGDDFSAGGWVASRECLDRWFEIARTV
- the lexA gene encoding transcriptional repressor LexA gives rise to the protein MPRELSPRQRRILDFILQHSEDKGYPPTVREIGEAVNLSSSSTVHAHLRALEAAGAICRDGSLTRAIRMVPKGPIYQSTHRAVNTPLVGHVAAGTPILAQQNVEEVLPLPSDITAGEGSFALTVRGSSMIDDGILDGDIVVVRPQQNANNGETVVVMVEDEATVKRFYRENGFFRLQPANSTMEPIIVKDCQIVGKVVGLLRRMH